The Meiothermus sp. genome segment ACTACCCCAATGTGCTGGACATGTTCGTAATGGATGGTCAGGTGTATGGGCTGCCCTGGTATGGCTGGCTCGACCAGGGGGTCATGATGTACAACCCTGATCTGCTACAAAAAGCCGGTGTAGATGTACGCACTATTCGCAACACCGATGACCTGCTGGCGGCCTCGGCCCGTATCAAGCAAGCCACCGGTGCTTATGGCTGGCTGCCCCCGGTTAAAGACCCCAACGGAGCCAGCTTCCTGGGCCGCTTCTTCCTGGAGGGGTTACCAGTCTACGACAAAGACGGCAAGGCGGCTTTTAACTCGCCTGCCCACGTGGCCCTGTTGCAGAAGTACGTGGACGCCATGAAGAGCGACGTCATCCCACAAGAGCTTTTGCGCAAGGAAGCCTTCCAGCTTTCCAATGAGCTGTATAGCCAGGGTAAGGCGGCCATAGTGGTGGGCGCCCCTACTACCCTCAACCGCGTCAAGGAGGCCAACCCCGACCTCTATGCCAAAACCCGCATTGCCTCTGCGCCCCTGGGCAAGGCCGGCATCCAGACCGGCGGGGCCATGAGCCTGGTGGTGCCCCGCGCCTCCAAGAACCAGAGCGCAGCCATCCGCTTTGCCCTCTTCGTGACCAACCGCACCAACCAGGTCAAGTTTGCCAACGTGGTGCCCATCGTTTCCACGGCAGCGGGCTCAGAGAACGACCCCGGCCTCAAGGCCAAGAGCAACGACCCGCTCGAGATCGGTAAAGGCATGAACTCCGCCTCGGGCCGCCTGATTAACCCCGGCTTCAAGCCTCCCAAGAACACCGACGACATTTACAAGAACTTCAACGACAACATCGAGGCGGCTTTCCTGGGACGCAAGACTGCCAAGCAGGCCCTCGACGATGCCGTAGCCTTCTGGAACGCCAACGCGAAGTGAGCTAATGAGTCTATAGCTGATAGCTGATAGCTGGCGGTATTTTTTTAGCCATAGGCTATCAGCTATCAGTCAAGGGCGTTATATGAAACGACAGGCCTTGACCGCCACCCTCATTGCCTATGCCTTTTTAGCGCCGGCCCTGGTACTGATGGGGCTGTTTACCTTTTATCCGGTGTTCTACGGTTCCTATTTAGGCTTTACCGACTATACCGTGGCCGACCTGGCTTCGGGGGAGGGGCCGCGCTGGGTGGGGCTCAAGAACCTCCAGTTTGTGCTGGGCGACCCCCTGTTCCAGACCGGCATCCTCAACTCGCTGAAATACCTGCTGGTGGTGCCCCTATTGCAAATTGCCTCGCTGGCGGTGGCCGTGCTGGTCAATCAGAAACTCCCCCTGATGGCTTTTTTTCGCGTGGGCTACTACATCCCGGTGGTAACTTCTATCTCGCTGGCGGCGGTGATGTGGGAGTGGATTTTTCAGAAAGAGGGCTTTCTAAACTGGTCTTTGCAGCTCCTGAACCTGATTAATGCCGAAGGGCGGTTCAACTGGTTGCTCAACGAACATACGGCCCTGTGGGCCATCATGCTGGTGACCTTCTGGCGGGGCTTTGGCTACTACATGGTGCTCTATCTGGCCGGGCTGCAGAGCATTCCGGCGGAGCTCGAGGAGGCCGCTACCCTGGATGGGGCAACGGCCTGGCAGCGCTTCTGGCTGATTATCGTGCCGCTGATGCGCCCGACCCTGCTCCTGTGTAGCCTGCTCTCCACGATTGCGGCCATCCGGGTCCTCGAGGAAATCATCGTCTTCACCGGCGGCAGCGGGGGGCCGCTCAACAGCACCTATACGGCCTTGCTCTACGTGTACAACAAGAGCTGGG includes the following:
- a CDS encoding sugar ABC transporter substrate-binding protein; the protein is MFKRWLTASVLALSLSALAQTQIEFWTYYLSPNFDNYIKSTIADFEKENPTIKVRWVDKQDTMERDLTAAVALGKAPDVVNLWQDSTFAAAQNKILTPITQLVNRNVLNQLYYPNVLDMFVMDGQVYGLPWYGWLDQGVMMYNPDLLQKAGVDVRTIRNTDDLLAASARIKQATGAYGWLPPVKDPNGASFLGRFFLEGLPVYDKDGKAAFNSPAHVALLQKYVDAMKSDVIPQELLRKEAFQLSNELYSQGKAAIVVGAPTTLNRVKEANPDLYAKTRIASAPLGKAGIQTGGAMSLVVPRASKNQSAAIRFALFVTNRTNQVKFANVVPIVSTAAGSENDPGLKAKSNDPLEIGKGMNSASGRLINPGFKPPKNTDDIYKNFNDNIEAAFLGRKTAKQALDDAVAFWNANAK
- a CDS encoding carbohydrate ABC transporter permease → MKRQALTATLIAYAFLAPALVLMGLFTFYPVFYGSYLGFTDYTVADLASGEGPRWVGLKNLQFVLGDPLFQTGILNSLKYLLVVPLLQIASLAVAVLVNQKLPLMAFFRVGYYIPVVTSISLAAVMWEWIFQKEGFLNWSLQLLNLINAEGRFNWLLNEHTALWAIMLVTFWRGFGYYMVLYLAGLQSIPAELEEAATLDGATAWQRFWLIIVPLMRPTLLLCSLLSTIAAIRVLEEIIVFTGGSGGPLNSTYTALLYVYNKSWGNMLNANFGVAGAAGLLIALVGFALSYINFRLTREERGER